One Siniperca chuatsi isolate FFG_IHB_CAS linkage group LG5, ASM2008510v1, whole genome shotgun sequence DNA window includes the following coding sequences:
- the LOC122875760 gene encoding C-X-C motif chemokine 13 has translation MTKSLLLATLALCCCITTLHAYIQPGCRCIRTTSSPVAVRVIQKIEVVPISGRCRRIEIIVTRKNNSKVCVNPNVKWINKLLSDLQSSTTVSPPASTINY, from the exons ATGACCAAATCACTGCTTCTGGCTACTCTGGCTCTTTGCTGCTGCATCACCACTCTGCATG CCTATATCCAGCCGGGGTGTCGCTGCATACGGACGACCTCTTCTCCCGTTGCTGTCCGGGTTATCCAGAAAATTGAGGTGGTTCCTATTTCTGGACGCTGTCGCCGAATTGAAATCAT AGTCACCAGGAAGAACAACTCTAAAGTTTGTGTCAATCCAAACGTGAAGTGGATCAACAAACTGCTCAGCGACTTGCAAAG ctCAACCACAGTGTCGCCCCCTGCTTCCACAATCAACTATTAA